A window from Cryobacterium sp. SO1 encodes these proteins:
- a CDS encoding ATP-dependent DNA helicase gives MNPETTPARPVSALDIAAALGMFPPTTEQQAVIEAPLRPTLVVAGAGSGKTETMANRVLWLLANAHARPDQILGLTFTRKAAGELAERINGRIRQLSEAGLMPSASGADGGADGAADAGTGETASVRPLDSADLFNAPAVSTYNSFASRLFTDNALLLGREPESVLLSETSAWLLARRVVVAHGDGRLVQYGKGVDAVTEAVLSLSRALAENPPPFVPGVEPVPHDLARLANSFGYLADLPYGNPRKKKPYDSVLEAISAVAPLPVLAELADAYGAEKRRQGLIEFSDQVALALQVCRKVPAVVSRYRDQYRIVLLDEYQDTSVLQTELLRTLFAHHPVMSVGDPHQSIYGWRGASSANLLGFSTDFAGLANTEAPSMSLSFTWRNPVTVLETANALVAPLSAELRARPNGIQVETLKVPSGKAAGQVQAAMHESIADEAAAIARWFAARLGSRPGAPETEPESGAMLFRARRDMEFYAEVLREHGVSAHVLGLGGLLSTPEVADVLAVLRVVHDPAAGSDLIRLLTGGRWRIGVRDLQALSGVAGWLATHDWAQKAVPDELKAKLRASVAAEESRSLVDALDFVASAPESHGQLAAFSDDGRQRLRQAGRQLAWLRSRSGLGLLDFVRLIEQETLLDLELVANESHGRALANLYAFHDAVSAFLDSDEVGTLASFLRWLARAERQDDLGPRGEAAEPGTVQLLTIHGSKGLEWDYVAIPGLTEKNLPAPSREVSGWLRFGELPYPCRGDRAELPELKRLGHETQMSFDIEFELYKQELADRHDAEERRLIYVATTRAQQQLLLTGAFWGGGTTVRRPSRYLLELAEAGLIASLPEGSEHEEKPATDEDATEVWPFDPLGTRRPVVEAAAALVRAHDDPETGAGAETPWSREVTLLLAERAKRLAGPDTLDVPTRIPASRFKDYVDDPAAVLAKLRRPMPERPYRATRLGTLFHSWVEQRSTQASSGDLIDVGPGELDLDGDTDGMPLELEQLERYKATFERSPWAALAPEEVEIEIHHVLGDQVFICKLDAVYKTPTGYQVVDWKTGKAPKDAADLELKQTQLALYRLAYARWKGIDPAIVDAVFYFVADDRIVAPERLYSEADLLAAWASVAGASAVAPVVPPVVSPAVSPAVEIGPVASSV, from the coding sequence ATGAACCCAGAAACCACGCCGGCCCGGCCGGTGTCCGCCCTCGACATCGCCGCCGCGCTGGGCATGTTCCCGCCCACCACTGAACAACAGGCCGTGATCGAGGCACCGCTTCGCCCCACCCTCGTGGTGGCCGGCGCCGGCAGCGGCAAGACCGAGACCATGGCCAACCGGGTGCTCTGGCTGCTGGCCAACGCCCACGCCAGGCCCGACCAGATCCTCGGCCTCACCTTCACCCGCAAGGCCGCCGGCGAGCTCGCCGAACGCATCAACGGGCGCATCCGGCAACTCAGCGAAGCCGGGCTGATGCCCTCTGCGAGCGGGGCCGATGGCGGGGCTGATGGTGCGGCGGATGCCGGCACGGGCGAAACCGCCTCCGTGCGGCCCCTCGACTCCGCCGACCTGTTCAACGCCCCGGCGGTCTCCACCTACAACTCCTTCGCCAGCCGGCTGTTCACCGACAACGCCCTGCTGCTCGGCCGCGAACCCGAGTCGGTGCTGCTCAGCGAGACCAGCGCCTGGCTGCTCGCCCGCCGGGTGGTCGTGGCCCACGGCGACGGCCGGCTGGTGCAGTACGGCAAGGGCGTGGACGCCGTCACCGAGGCGGTGCTCTCGCTCAGCCGCGCCCTGGCCGAGAACCCGCCCCCGTTCGTGCCCGGCGTGGAACCCGTGCCGCACGACCTCGCCCGGCTGGCGAACAGCTTCGGCTACCTCGCCGACCTGCCCTACGGCAACCCGCGCAAGAAAAAGCCGTACGACTCGGTGCTCGAGGCGATTTCCGCCGTGGCGCCGCTGCCGGTGCTGGCCGAGCTGGCGGATGCCTACGGGGCCGAGAAACGCCGGCAGGGCCTGATCGAATTCTCCGACCAGGTGGCCCTGGCCCTGCAGGTCTGCCGCAAGGTGCCGGCCGTGGTGTCCCGCTACCGGGACCAGTACCGCATCGTGCTGCTCGACGAATACCAGGACACCTCGGTGCTGCAGACCGAGCTGTTGCGCACTCTGTTCGCGCACCACCCGGTGATGTCCGTCGGCGACCCGCACCAGTCCATCTACGGCTGGCGCGGCGCCAGCTCCGCGAACCTGCTCGGTTTCTCCACCGACTTCGCCGGCCTGGCCAACACGGAGGCGCCGTCGATGTCGCTCTCCTTCACCTGGCGCAACCCGGTGACCGTGCTCGAGACCGCGAACGCCCTCGTCGCCCCGCTGAGCGCCGAGCTGCGCGCGCGGCCCAACGGCATCCAGGTGGAGACCCTGAAGGTGCCCAGCGGCAAGGCCGCCGGGCAGGTGCAGGCGGCCATGCACGAGAGCATCGCAGACGAGGCTGCCGCCATCGCCCGGTGGTTCGCCGCCCGGCTCGGCAGCAGACCCGGCGCACCCGAGACCGAACCGGAGTCCGGCGCGATGCTATTCCGCGCCCGGCGCGACATGGAGTTCTACGCCGAGGTCCTGCGCGAACACGGCGTGTCCGCGCACGTGCTCGGGCTCGGTGGGCTGCTCTCCACCCCCGAGGTGGCCGATGTGCTCGCCGTGCTGCGGGTGGTGCACGACCCGGCCGCCGGCAGCGACCTGATCCGGCTGCTCACCGGCGGCCGCTGGCGGATCGGCGTGCGGGACCTGCAGGCCCTGTCCGGGGTGGCCGGCTGGCTGGCCACCCACGACTGGGCGCAGAAGGCCGTACCCGACGAGCTCAAGGCCAAACTCCGGGCCTCCGTCGCCGCCGAGGAGAGCCGGTCCCTCGTGGACGCGCTCGACTTCGTCGCCTCGGCCCCCGAATCGCACGGCCAACTCGCCGCGTTCAGCGACGACGGCCGCCAGCGGTTGCGGCAGGCTGGCAGGCAGCTGGCCTGGCTGCGGAGCCGCTCGGGCCTGGGCCTGCTCGACTTCGTGCGGCTGATCGAACAGGAAACCCTGCTCGACCTGGAACTCGTCGCCAACGAGAGCCACGGCCGGGCCCTGGCCAACCTCTACGCCTTCCACGACGCCGTCTCCGCGTTCCTCGACAGTGACGAGGTCGGCACCCTGGCAAGCTTCCTGCGCTGGCTGGCCCGCGCCGAACGCCAGGACGACCTCGGTCCGCGCGGCGAAGCCGCCGAACCCGGCACCGTGCAGCTGCTCACCATCCACGGCTCCAAGGGTTTGGAATGGGACTACGTCGCCATCCCCGGACTGACCGAGAAGAACCTGCCCGCGCCGTCCCGCGAGGTCTCCGGCTGGTTGCGCTTCGGCGAGCTGCCCTACCCCTGCCGCGGCGACCGGGCCGAGCTGCCCGAGCTCAAACGCCTCGGCCACGAGACCCAGATGTCGTTCGACATCGAGTTCGAGCTCTACAAGCAGGAGCTCGCCGACCGGCACGACGCCGAGGAGCGCCGGCTGATCTATGTGGCCACCACCCGCGCCCAGCAGCAGCTGCTGCTCACCGGGGCGTTCTGGGGCGGCGGCACCACTGTGCGCAGGCCCAGCCGGTACCTGCTCGAACTGGCCGAAGCCGGGCTGATCGCCTCGCTGCCGGAGGGCAGCGAGCACGAGGAGAAGCCCGCCACCGACGAGGACGCCACCGAAGTCTGGCCGTTCGACCCGCTCGGCACGCGCCGCCCGGTCGTCGAGGCCGCCGCCGCCCTGGTACGCGCGCACGACGACCCGGAGACCGGCGCCGGCGCCGAGACGCCCTGGTCGCGGGAAGTGACCCTGCTGCTGGCCGAACGCGCGAAGCGCCTGGCCGGCCCCGACACCCTCGACGTGCCCACCCGCATCCCCGCATCCAGGTTCAAGGACTACGTCGACGATCCCGCCGCGGTGCTCGCCAAGCTGCGCCGGCCGATGCCCGAGCGGCCGTACCGGGCCACGCGCCTGGGCACCCTGTTCCACTCCTGGGTGGAGCAGCGCTCCACTCAGGCGTCGTCCGGCGACCTCATCGACGTCGGGCCGGGCGAGCTCGACCTCGACGGCGACACCGACGGGATGCCGCTCGAGCTTGAGCAGCTGGAGCGCTACAAGGCCACCTTCGAGAGGTCGCCGTGGGCCGCCCTGGCGCCGGAAGAGGTGGAGATCGAGATCCACCACGTGCTGGGCGACCAGGTCTTCATCTGCAAGCTCGACGCGGTCTACAAGACCCCGACCGGCTATCAGGTGGTGGACTGGAAGACCGGCAAGGCACCCAAGGACGCCGCCGACCTCGAGCTCAAGCAGACCCAGCTGGCCCTGTACAGGCTCGCCTACGCCCGGTGGAAGGGCATCGACCCGGCCATCGTGGACGCGGTCTTCTACTTCGTGGCCGACGACCGCATCGTCGCCCCCGAACGGCTCTACTCCGAGGCTGACCTCTTGGCGGCCTGGGCGTCGGTGGCCGGGGCATCCGCCGTGGCGCCGGTCGTGCCGCCGGTTGTGTCTCCGGCAGTGTCTCCGGCAGTGGAGATCGGTCCCGTCGCGTCGTCGGTGTAG
- the nudC gene encoding NAD(+) diphosphatase translates to MSFRFTARLPLSRHAVDRDHDARSEPDLFERLWADAGTRVLPLWHGKVLLAPALAPAAALAPAVAGNAAPRLLLLAPADLADPATTTPRVYLGRSLDADAAEPVGTPLVVVQLDDDQAARLEPDETAWVGLRDYATLLSDRDTGILTESLGILHWHDSHPHCPRCGAATDVTTGGWVRHCPVDGSQVFPRTDAAVIVLITDDRDRVLLGSNAMWEANRYSLLAGFVEPGESFESAVVREVFEESGIRVADAVYRGSQPWPFPASIMVGFTARLADGQHAGSLVPDGTEILDLRWFSRAELADPDNGIMLPGPSSIARALIDDWLAQPELPGV, encoded by the coding sequence ATGTCGTTCAGGTTCACGGCCAGGCTGCCGCTGTCCCGGCACGCCGTCGATCGCGACCACGACGCCCGCTCCGAACCCGACCTGTTCGAGAGGCTCTGGGCGGATGCCGGCACCCGGGTTCTGCCGCTCTGGCACGGCAAGGTGCTGCTCGCCCCTGCCCTCGCACCCGCCGCTGCCCTCGCACCCGCCGTCGCCGGGAACGCCGCGCCCCGGCTGCTGCTGCTGGCGCCGGCCGATCTCGCCGACCCGGCGACAACCACCCCGCGGGTCTACCTCGGCCGGTCGCTGGACGCCGACGCCGCCGAACCCGTGGGCACCCCGCTCGTGGTCGTGCAGCTGGACGACGACCAGGCCGCCAGGCTCGAACCCGACGAAACCGCCTGGGTGGGCCTCCGCGACTACGCCACCCTGCTCTCCGACCGCGACACGGGCATCCTCACCGAGTCCCTCGGCATCCTGCACTGGCACGACTCGCACCCGCACTGCCCGCGCTGCGGCGCCGCGACCGACGTGACCACCGGCGGCTGGGTGCGGCACTGCCCCGTCGACGGCAGCCAGGTGTTCCCGCGCACCGACGCGGCCGTGATCGTGCTGATCACCGACGACCGGGACCGGGTGTTACTCGGCTCCAACGCCATGTGGGAGGCCAACCGGTATTCCCTGCTGGCCGGTTTCGTCGAACCCGGCGAATCGTTCGAATCCGCCGTGGTGCGCGAGGTCTTCGAGGAATCCGGTATCCGGGTCGCCGACGCCGTCTACCGCGGGTCGCAGCCGTGGCCGTTCCCGGCGTCGATCATGGTCGGTTTCACCGCCAGACTGGCCGACGGCCAGCACGCAGGCTCCCTGGTGCCCGACGGCACCGAGATCCTCGACCTGCGCTGGTTCAGCCGCGCCGAGCTCGCCGATCCCGACAACGGCATCATGCTGCCCGGACCGTCGTCGATCGCCCGCGCCCTCATCGACGACTGGCTGGCCCAGCCGGAGCTGCCGGGTGTCTGA
- a CDS encoding ferritin-like fold-containing protein has product MISWLGERPKRAETPRLSARGDKRATRKVDITELVPDLLTYLGQAAYFELGMFESLSTAVITAPTLTAKEGLSLAAGRALSKHHGLIDEIRRRDGEPASVMGPFVPALDTFRAATAGEDWHELLLSCYLTGGLLDDFFIRLSDALPGDIGPRIAHLLGEHGGADVLVHELAAAIAAEPSLESRLALWGRRLVGDTLLVARSAMAVSQDSRIEPVFTELIAAHTRRMDGLGLTA; this is encoded by the coding sequence GTGATCTCCTGGTTAGGTGAACGCCCGAAACGGGCAGAGACGCCGCGGCTGTCGGCCCGGGGCGACAAGCGTGCCACCCGAAAGGTGGACATCACCGAACTGGTTCCAGACCTGCTCACCTACCTCGGTCAGGCCGCATATTTCGAACTGGGAATGTTCGAGAGCCTCTCAACGGCCGTGATCACGGCCCCCACGCTTACCGCCAAGGAGGGCCTGAGCCTGGCCGCCGGGCGTGCGCTGTCCAAACACCACGGACTCATCGACGAGATCCGCCGCCGCGACGGCGAACCGGCCAGCGTGATGGGCCCGTTCGTTCCGGCGCTGGACACCTTCCGTGCGGCCACCGCGGGGGAGGACTGGCATGAGCTTCTGCTCAGTTGTTATCTCACCGGCGGACTGCTCGACGACTTCTTCATCCGGCTCTCCGACGCGTTGCCCGGCGACATCGGCCCGCGCATCGCGCATCTGCTCGGCGAACACGGCGGCGCCGACGTGCTGGTGCACGAACTGGCCGCGGCCATCGCCGCGGAGCCTTCGCTCGAGTCCCGCCTGGCCCTCTGGGGCCGACGCCTGGTCGGCGACACCTTGCTGGTGGCCCGCTCGGCGATGGCGGTGTCGCAGGATTCGCGCATCGAGCCGGTCTTCACCGAGCTGATCGCCGCGCACACCCGGCGGATGGACGGCCTCGGCCTCACCGCGTAG
- a CDS encoding UrvD/REP family ATP-dependent DNA helicase — translation MPHARPATFTVGATRYRWTVMNPVSELLDEPPAPAASASPAEEAVPGRSAGLDAAQQAVLALPVGRSAAVIGAPGSGKTHTLVEFVADRVLAHGFSPSEVLVLVPTRTGATALRDRLALRLRAPTNGPLARTMNSVAFQIVRDAEVAVGHTSPTLLTGGEQDQIIAEILAGDIASGTGPAWPSPLDAEVRGLRGFRTELRDLMMRAVEYGVTPARLAALAAEHDRPEWAAAAAFINDYQDIKDQSRPGQFDSTELVQFAAAIVQDAPRVPARPAGAGALSGVSTGNPLGPLGALKLIVLDDAQEATQSTLALLAQFAARGVTIVAFGDPDLSTGSFRGAHPDALGRLGHYLRLPDVATLTLHTVHRHGSELRAVIREFSGRIGAAAAGTQRSAGSADLPPAAAPAATPVTPPAAQPPTAPPPAAQPPTTQPTAVQTVVTASPADQLAVIARRLRERHVLDGLPWGRMAVIVRTGALVPALSKGLAALEVPTQVAASQAALRDEPAVRAFILALDVTLGRRQLDADAAVELLRGPLGGLDPITLRRLRAALRQQELSRPELSTDDTRTADELLVEVFADPALLDPIDNRTARRAASCAKNLRQTRTAFTTGATIEELLWGLWQQSGLAPAWAEQSTGTGIDADEANHNLDAVVALFSAAQRFVERTPAAPPVLFVEHLVDTDVPEDTLAPRALAESVLVATPSGTIGRDYDLVVLAGVQENVWPDLRIRGSLLGAGDLALIMAGETPDPAGARTGVLHDELRMFTQAASRSTAQLLVTAVDNDENQPSAFLRLLPEPDPAPLARYPLSLRGLVGRLRRDLTQTLRPRLQPVGADLDPVAALPAVLPARATDAAATLARLAAEKVAGASPDEWYGLRPASTERPLNDPAAGDGPVRVSPSRMSAFETCPLHWLIGQIGGGDSSTAANLGTIIHKVMEDATDPARSPDPVGITADALWAGVEARWGELVFDADWQSRVQKTQARELTDRLAAYLGDGARDGTRLLSAEGRFELDLGGAVLSGTIDRVERLPDGRAVIVDLKTGKGDPTSDSGVAEHPQLGAYQLAFAADVIDGLEPGMELAGARLVIVSSGTQKQNYRNPTQPAFSPDELAAFTTRVTDDAAGMGGATFVAEIADHCLNPRSYGSCRIHVIKQVSS, via the coding sequence ATGCCCCATGCTCGGCCCGCCACGTTCACTGTCGGCGCAACCCGTTACCGTTGGACCGTGATGAACCCGGTGTCCGAACTGCTCGACGAGCCCCCTGCCCCTGCCGCCTCGGCCTCGCCGGCCGAGGAGGCCGTGCCCGGCCGTTCCGCGGGTCTGGATGCCGCCCAGCAGGCCGTTCTGGCCCTGCCCGTCGGGCGCTCCGCCGCCGTGATCGGCGCCCCGGGCTCCGGCAAGACACACACCCTCGTCGAGTTCGTCGCCGACCGGGTCCTCGCCCACGGCTTCTCACCCAGCGAGGTGCTCGTGCTCGTGCCGACCCGCACCGGCGCGACCGCGCTTCGCGACAGGCTGGCCCTGCGCCTGCGAGCGCCCACCAACGGTCCGCTGGCCCGCACGATGAACTCCGTGGCCTTCCAGATCGTGCGGGACGCCGAGGTGGCGGTCGGCCACACCAGCCCCACCCTGCTCACCGGTGGTGAGCAGGACCAGATCATCGCGGAGATCCTGGCCGGGGACATCGCCTCGGGCACCGGACCGGCCTGGCCGAGCCCGCTCGACGCCGAGGTGCGGGGCCTGCGCGGATTCCGGACCGAACTGCGCGACCTGATGATGCGCGCCGTGGAGTACGGCGTCACCCCCGCCCGACTGGCCGCACTGGCCGCCGAGCACGACCGGCCGGAGTGGGCCGCCGCCGCCGCGTTCATCAACGACTACCAGGACATCAAGGACCAGAGCCGGCCCGGCCAGTTCGACTCCACCGAGCTTGTGCAGTTCGCCGCGGCCATCGTGCAGGATGCGCCGCGTGTGCCCGCGCGCCCCGCCGGCGCCGGCGCGTTGAGCGGCGTGAGCACCGGCAACCCCCTCGGCCCGCTCGGTGCGCTCAAGCTGATCGTGCTCGACGACGCCCAGGAGGCCACCCAGTCCACCCTGGCGCTGCTGGCCCAGTTCGCCGCCCGCGGCGTCACGATCGTGGCGTTCGGCGACCCCGACCTGAGCACCGGGTCGTTCCGTGGCGCCCACCCGGATGCCCTCGGCCGGCTCGGCCACTACCTGCGCCTGCCCGACGTGGCCACCCTCACCCTGCACACGGTGCACCGGCACGGCAGTGAGTTGCGCGCCGTGATCCGCGAGTTCAGCGGCCGGATCGGCGCCGCCGCCGCCGGAACCCAGCGCTCGGCCGGCAGCGCCGACCTCCCGCCGGCTGCTGCGCCGGCTGCTACGCCCGTCACCCCGCCCGCCGCCCAGCCGCCCACGGCCCCGCCCCCCGCCGCCCAGCCGCCCACGACCCAGCCCACCGCCGTGCAAACCGTCGTCACCGCCAGCCCCGCCGACCAGCTCGCCGTGATCGCCCGGCGCCTGCGCGAACGCCACGTGCTTGACGGTCTGCCCTGGGGGCGGATGGCCGTGATCGTGCGCACCGGCGCCCTCGTGCCGGCGCTGTCCAAGGGCCTCGCCGCGCTCGAGGTGCCCACCCAGGTGGCCGCCTCGCAGGCCGCCCTCCGTGACGAACCAGCGGTGCGCGCCTTCATCCTGGCCCTTGACGTCACCCTCGGCCGCCGACAGCTCGACGCCGACGCCGCCGTGGAGCTGCTCCGCGGCCCGCTCGGCGGCCTCGACCCGATCACCCTGCGGCGCCTGCGCGCGGCGCTCCGCCAGCAGGAACTCAGCCGGCCGGAGCTCAGCACCGACGACACCCGCACCGCCGACGAACTGCTCGTCGAGGTGTTCGCCGACCCGGCCCTGCTCGACCCGATCGACAACCGCACCGCCCGGCGAGCCGCGTCCTGCGCCAAGAACCTGCGGCAGACCCGCACAGCCTTCACCACCGGCGCCACCATCGAGGAACTGCTCTGGGGACTCTGGCAGCAAAGCGGCCTCGCCCCCGCCTGGGCCGAGCAGTCCACCGGCACCGGCATCGACGCCGACGAGGCCAACCACAACCTCGACGCCGTCGTGGCCCTGTTCTCCGCCGCGCAACGCTTCGTCGAACGCACCCCCGCCGCCCCGCCCGTGCTCTTCGTCGAGCACCTCGTCGACACCGACGTGCCCGAGGACACCCTCGCCCCGCGCGCCCTGGCCGAATCGGTGCTCGTGGCCACCCCCAGCGGCACCATCGGCCGCGACTACGACCTGGTGGTCCTGGCCGGCGTGCAGGAGAACGTCTGGCCGGACCTGCGCATCCGCGGGTCGCTGCTCGGCGCCGGCGATCTGGCGCTGATCATGGCCGGGGAGACCCCCGACCCGGCCGGCGCCCGCACCGGTGTGCTGCACGACGAGCTACGCATGTTCACCCAGGCGGCATCCCGCAGCACCGCCCAACTGCTGGTGACCGCAGTCGACAACGACGAGAATCAGCCCTCCGCGTTCCTGCGGCTGCTGCCGGAACCTGACCCCGCCCCGCTGGCCCGGTACCCGCTGTCGCTGCGCGGGCTGGTCGGCCGGCTCCGCCGCGACCTCACCCAGACCCTGCGGCCCCGGCTGCAACCCGTCGGAGCCGACCTCGACCCGGTTGCCGCGCTGCCCGCCGTGCTGCCGGCCCGGGCCACGGATGCCGCCGCCACGCTGGCACGCCTGGCCGCCGAGAAGGTTGCCGGCGCGTCGCCCGACGAATGGTACGGACTGCGCCCCGCCAGCACCGAGCGCCCCCTCAACGACCCCGCGGCCGGCGACGGGCCCGTTCGGGTGTCACCGTCGCGGATGAGCGCCTTCGAGACCTGCCCGCTGCACTGGCTGATCGGCCAGATCGGCGGTGGCGACTCGAGCACGGCGGCCAACCTCGGCACCATCATCCACAAGGTGATGGAAGACGCCACCGACCCGGCCAGGAGCCCCGATCCGGTCGGGATCACCGCCGACGCGCTCTGGGCGGGTGTCGAGGCCCGCTGGGGCGAACTCGTCTTCGACGCCGACTGGCAGTCCAGGGTGCAGAAGACCCAGGCCCGTGAACTCACCGACCGGCTCGCCGCCTACCTCGGCGACGGCGCCCGCGACGGCACCCGGCTGCTCAGCGCCGAGGGCCGGTTCGAGCTCGACCTCGGCGGCGCGGTGCTTTCCGGCACCATCGACAGGGTGGAGCGGCTGCCCGACGGCCGGGCCGTGATCGTGGACCTCAAGACCGGCAAGGGCGACCCCACCAGCGACAGCGGGGTGGCCGAACACCCGCAGCTCGGCGCCTACCAGCTCGCCTTCGCCGCCGACGTGATCGACGGCCTGGAACCCGGGATGGAACTGGCCGGCGCGCGTCTGGTGATCGTGTCCTCCGGTACCCAGAAGCAGAACTACCGCAATCCCACGCAGCCGGCCTTCAGCCCCGACGAACTCGCGGCCTTCACCACCCGGGTCACCGACGACGCCGCCGGCATGGGCGGCGCCACCTTCGTGGCGGAGATCGCCGACCATTGCCTCAACCCCCGTTCCTACGGCTCGTGCCGCATCCACGTCATCAAGCAGGTCAGCTCATGA
- a CDS encoding ATP-dependent helicase, which produces MSDRLTPSAESLLTGLDEQQRVAAEALIGPVCMLAGAGTGKTRAITHRIAYGVMSGAYSPTRVMALTFTARSAAELRGRLRQLGAGGVAARTFHAAALSQLNYFWPHVVGGQAPRILEGKGRLLGHAAEVLKLKLDTATLRDLAGEIEWRKTSGLSLDQYATAGRALPGRLDIDQTLDMQAGYERLKDDRKQIDFEDVLLAMAGMIEAEPSVALQVREQYRFFVVDEFQDVSPLQYDLLKLWLGDRRDLCVVGDASQTIYSFAGARSDYLLDFPKHYEDATVVRLEQNYRSTAAIVATANQLMRGRPGALSLHAAVADTGVEPAVREYPNDMAEARGVAQNIFELIESGVAPENIAVLYRVNVQAALLETALGDVGVSYQIRGSKRFFDLPEVKQAVMSLRAASVSIMGEPLFKSVSDVLRGLGWSQTAPDTRGAVRDRWEALNAIMGLVDQAAPGTTFRQFTDELMERQAGQHEPTVAAVTLATLHSAKGLEWDAVFVVGLSEGLVPISYAVTFEQVDEERRLLYVGVTRARKRLSLSWSAAGNQQRSPRERSRFLAEIGTRTARAAGARGA; this is translated from the coding sequence GTGTCTGACCGCCTGACACCCTCCGCCGAATCCCTGCTCACCGGACTCGACGAGCAGCAGCGGGTGGCCGCGGAGGCACTGATCGGGCCGGTCTGCATGCTCGCCGGAGCCGGCACCGGCAAGACCCGCGCCATCACGCACCGCATCGCCTACGGCGTGATGAGCGGCGCGTACTCGCCCACCCGGGTGATGGCGCTCACCTTCACCGCCCGCTCCGCCGCCGAGCTGCGCGGCCGGCTCCGGCAGCTCGGCGCCGGCGGTGTCGCCGCGCGCACCTTCCACGCGGCCGCGCTGAGCCAACTGAACTACTTCTGGCCGCACGTCGTCGGCGGCCAGGCCCCGCGCATCCTCGAGGGCAAGGGCCGGCTGCTCGGCCATGCCGCCGAGGTCCTGAAGCTGAAGCTCGACACCGCCACCCTGCGTGATCTGGCCGGTGAGATCGAATGGCGGAAGACCAGCGGGCTCTCCCTCGACCAGTACGCCACCGCCGGCCGCGCCCTGCCCGGCCGGCTCGACATCGACCAGACCCTGGACATGCAGGCCGGCTACGAACGGCTCAAAGACGACCGCAAGCAGATCGACTTCGAAGACGTGCTGCTGGCCATGGCCGGCATGATCGAGGCTGAGCCCTCGGTGGCGCTGCAGGTGCGCGAACAGTACCGGTTCTTCGTCGTCGACGAATTCCAGGACGTCTCCCCGCTGCAGTACGACCTGCTCAAGCTCTGGCTCGGTGACCGGCGCGACCTCTGCGTGGTCGGCGACGCCAGCCAGACCATCTACTCGTTCGCCGGCGCCCGCAGCGACTACCTGCTCGACTTCCCCAAACACTACGAAGACGCCACCGTGGTGCGCCTGGAGCAGAACTACCGGTCGACGGCCGCGATCGTCGCCACCGCCAACCAGCTGATGCGCGGCCGTCCAGGCGCGCTGTCGCTGCACGCCGCCGTCGCCGACACCGGGGTGGAACCGGCGGTGCGGGAGTACCCCAACGACATGGCCGAGGCCCGAGGCGTGGCCCAGAACATCTTCGAACTCATCGAGTCCGGGGTGGCGCCGGAGAACATCGCCGTGCTGTACCGGGTCAACGTGCAGGCCGCCCTGCTGGAGACCGCGCTCGGCGACGTCGGCGTGAGTTACCAGATCCGGGGGTCGAAGCGGTTCTTCGACCTGCCGGAGGTGAAGCAGGCGGTGATGTCGCTGCGCGCGGCATCCGTCTCGATCATGGGCGAACCGCTGTTCAAGTCGGTCAGCGACGTGCTGCGCGGCCTGGGCTGGAGCCAGACCGCGCCGGACACCCGCGGTGCGGTGCGCGACCGCTGGGAAGCGCTGAACGCGATCATGGGACTCGTCGACCAGGCCGCCCCCGGCACCACCTTCCGCCAGTTCACCGACGAACTGATGGAACGCCAGGCCGGGCAGCACGAACCCACCGTCGCGGCGGTCACCCTGGCCACCCTGCACTCCGCCAAGGGCCTGGAATGGGATGCCGTGTTCGTGGTGGGCCTCTCCGAGGGGCTCGTGCCGATCAGCTACGCCGTCACCTTCGAGCAGGTCGACGAGGAACGCCGGCTGCTCTACGTCGGTGTCACCCGGGCGCGCAAACGCCTCTCCCTCAGCTGGTCCGCGGCCGGAAACCAGCAGCGTTCCCCGCGAGAACGATCACGCTTTCTGGCAGAAATCGGCACCCGCACCGCTCGTGCGGCCGGTGCGCGCGGCGCCTGA
- a CDS encoding DUF3107 domain-containing protein, translating into MDIRIGIFNSPREISFETTQPANEIEETVAAALAGQTGYLKLSDKKGHVYIVPTIGLAYVELGSESSRRVGFVA; encoded by the coding sequence GTGGACATTCGCATTGGCATTTTCAACTCCCCCCGGGAGATCAGCTTCGAGACGACCCAGCCGGCCAACGAGATCGAGGAGACCGTCGCCGCGGCCCTCGCGGGGCAGACCGGCTACCTCAAGCTCAGCGACAAGAAGGGACACGTGTACATCGTCCCGACCATCGGTCTGGCCTACGTCGAGCTGGGCTCTGAGTCCTCCCGCCGCGTCGGCTTCGTAGCCTAA